Proteins from one Pelorhabdus rhamnosifermentans genomic window:
- a CDS encoding hydroxyacid dehydrogenase, whose protein sequence is MKKVVISHKLHDDGMAVLEKANVKVAITNNGDPKAMLPELLDAEGLIIRIGSIDKETMLAAKNLKVIGRPGVGVDDVDVEAATELGIPVVIAPGANTRSVAEHAFAFMFAAAKDMVHSDKELRKGNFNVRSSYKAFEIYGKTLGLIGYGHIGSIFAKMAAGVGMKVVVYDPFVKPEVIIGQGYQYETELNFVLKIADVVSVHVPLTPKTQHLIGAVELKLMKSSAILINCSRGGIIDEIALANALENNQIHSAATDVFTNEPVNADEPLFKYDNIIVSPHMAGQTKEAASGVATMAAEGVIAVMNGQQWKNVCNPKAYEHPRWKNQR, encoded by the coding sequence ATGAAAAAAGTTGTTATATCGCATAAGTTACATGATGATGGAATGGCTGTTTTAGAAAAAGCTAATGTAAAAGTTGCAATAACAAATAATGGTGATCCAAAAGCCATGTTACCAGAATTGCTTGATGCGGAAGGTCTTATTATTCGTATTGGTTCGATCGATAAAGAAACAATGCTTGCTGCAAAAAATTTAAAAGTGATCGGACGCCCTGGTGTTGGAGTGGATGATGTGGATGTAGAAGCAGCGACTGAATTGGGTATTCCTGTGGTGATTGCTCCAGGTGCTAATACTCGTTCGGTAGCGGAACATGCTTTTGCTTTTATGTTTGCTGCAGCAAAAGATATGGTGCATAGTGATAAGGAACTTCGAAAAGGAAATTTTAATGTGAGAAGCAGCTATAAAGCATTTGAAATATATGGTAAAACATTGGGCTTGATTGGTTATGGGCATATTGGTAGTATTTTTGCAAAGATGGCAGCTGGTGTCGGAATGAAAGTCGTTGTTTATGATCCATTTGTTAAACCGGAAGTGATTATTGGACAAGGGTATCAATATGAAACAGAGCTTAATTTTGTTTTAAAAATAGCTGATGTAGTTTCTGTACATGTACCTTTAACACCTAAAACTCAACATCTTATCGGTGCTGTTGAGTTAAAATTGATGAAATCCAGTGCTATTTTAATCAATTGTTCACGTGGTGGTATTATTGATGAAATTGCTTTAGCAAATGCATTGGAAAATAATCAAATACATTCTGCAGCTACGGATGTATTTACGAATGAGCCAGTGAATGCTGATGAACCCTTGTTTAAGTATGACAATATTATCGTATCTCCACATATGGCGGGGCAAACGAAAGAAGCTGCTTCAGGCGTAGCAACGATGGCAGCGGAAGGTGTTATCGCGGTAATGAATGGTCAGCAATGGAAAAATGTTTGTAATCCTAAAGCCTATGAACATCCTAGATGGAAAAATCAGAGATGA
- the dapA gene encoding 4-hydroxy-tetrahydrodipicolinate synthase, with the protein MFKPQGIITPILTPLTKEEKFNEQEMRNQINRLINAGVSGIFALGTNGEFYAFSQAEKIEIIKVAVDEVKGRVPVYAGTGCITTKETIELSKIAKNLGVDVLSIISPYFASISQDDIYRHYSSVAEAVDLPILLYNIPGRTGNNIAYTTVKKLANYPNIIGIKDSSGNFDNTLKYIENTDSRLSVLAGNDSLILWTLMAGGTGAIAGCSNVFPELMVSIYKLWSEGKIEEANEAQKKIRPFRNVMQLGNPNSVVKRAVNLLGYPVGPAREPSNCNNPEIDTALCEVFKLYK; encoded by the coding sequence ATGTTTAAACCACAAGGTATTATTACGCCAATCCTTACTCCATTAACAAAAGAGGAAAAATTTAATGAACAAGAAATGCGCAATCAGATTAATCGGCTCATTAACGCGGGGGTTAGTGGAATTTTTGCACTCGGGACAAATGGCGAATTTTACGCATTTTCGCAAGCAGAGAAAATCGAAATCATTAAAGTTGCTGTCGATGAAGTCAAAGGCCGTGTTCCTGTATATGCGGGCACCGGTTGTATCACAACAAAAGAAACCATTGAATTATCGAAAATCGCTAAGAATTTAGGTGTTGATGTATTATCGATTATATCGCCGTACTTTGCCAGTATTTCACAAGATGATATCTATCGTCATTATAGCAGTGTAGCTGAAGCTGTGGATTTACCGATCCTGCTGTATAACATTCCGGGCAGAACAGGTAATAATATTGCTTACACTACAGTAAAGAAGTTGGCAAACTATCCAAATATTATCGGGATCAAAGATAGCAGCGGTAATTTTGACAATACCTTAAAATATATTGAAAATACCGATTCAAGGTTAAGTGTATTAGCTGGCAATGATTCTTTGATTTTATGGACATTGATGGCAGGCGGTACGGGGGCTATAGCTGGTTGTTCGAATGTATTTCCTGAATTAATGGTAAGTATTTATAAATTATGGTCAGAAGGAAAAATTGAAGAAGCCAATGAAGCACAAAAGAAAATCAGACCATTCCGTAACGTGATGCAACTAGGTAACCCAAACTCGGTTGTCAAGCGTGCAGTGAATTTACTTGGTTACCCAGTGGGGCCGGCTCGTGAACCTTCAAACTGCAATAACCCTGAAATTGATACAGCATTATGCGAAGTTTTTAAATTATATAAATGA
- a CDS encoding sigma 54-interacting transcriptional regulator, producing MNAKILFVAPFAGLAKLAQEVVVERFSDSAHFIHVVKGDLQECMAIVKQAVEDGAEVIVSRGGTATLIEQNVNIPIVHIQVTVMDVLRALKQSGDYPEKIGIAGFENVIYGCEDLATLLGITFVEIVLQNEAEAQEKIALAAQNGVELIVGDAISTKLAVRAGVKGALIQSGKDAIYKAINEAKLIARIRREEQEKSELLRTVIDASAEGIVATDMDDNITIFNPMAEKIFQVSHLEAIGNQLKTVIPQFSWSEEEDSAEKVADVRRIGDKTLMIKQSRIKVKNENIGIIYDFQNVSQLQQLEQNVRKKLHAKGLVAHIKMDDIVGLSSACLAFKRKATKYALTQSTILITGESGTGKEMLAQSIHNVSRRASGPFVAVNCAALPENLLESELFGYEGGAFTGAKKGGRQGLFELAHGGTLFLDEIGEMPLALQPRILRVLQEKAIMHLGGDSVIPIDVRIIAATNRNLNNLIEEKKFRQDLYYRLNILRIHIPSLHERVEDIPLLAKEMMKKMKHINTKITGLNLEAREHLKQCNWPGNIRQLANTMERAMLLSNGPMITKRNIIEAYDAEGESLGERLREKSKAQDSLAKVEHETLLRVLLEEEYNYSRAAARLGIHRTTLWRKLNAKQT from the coding sequence GTGAATGCCAAGATTTTATTTGTAGCACCATTCGCGGGGTTAGCCAAATTGGCACAAGAAGTTGTAGTCGAGCGATTTTCGGATTCGGCACATTTTATTCATGTAGTCAAAGGCGATTTGCAAGAATGTATGGCTATTGTTAAGCAAGCTGTGGAAGATGGGGCTGAAGTGATCGTGAGTCGTGGTGGGACAGCCACATTAATTGAACAGAATGTGAATATCCCCATTGTGCATATCCAGGTTACGGTGATGGATGTTTTACGCGCCTTAAAGCAAAGTGGTGACTATCCTGAAAAAATTGGCATTGCAGGTTTTGAAAATGTGATTTATGGTTGTGAAGATCTGGCGACATTGCTTGGCATTACTTTCGTAGAAATCGTTTTACAAAATGAAGCGGAGGCACAGGAAAAAATTGCTTTGGCAGCGCAAAATGGCGTGGAACTTATCGTTGGAGATGCAATATCAACGAAACTAGCAGTACGTGCGGGTGTAAAGGGTGCTTTGATTCAATCGGGTAAAGATGCGATTTATAAAGCGATCAATGAGGCGAAATTGATTGCACGGATTCGGCGTGAAGAACAAGAAAAATCGGAATTGTTGCGTACCGTCATTGATGCATCCGCCGAAGGCATTGTTGCTACAGATATGGATGATAACATTACTATTTTTAATCCTATGGCGGAAAAAATTTTTCAAGTATCCCACTTAGAAGCGATCGGTAATCAGCTGAAAACCGTCATTCCACAATTTTCTTGGTCAGAAGAGGAGGATTCCGCCGAAAAAGTGGCTGATGTACGGCGCATTGGTGATAAGACACTGATGATTAAACAGAGTCGTATTAAAGTGAAAAATGAAAATATTGGTATTATTTACGATTTCCAGAATGTTTCACAGTTGCAACAATTAGAGCAAAACGTTCGTAAAAAGCTGCATGCCAAAGGCCTGGTGGCTCATATAAAAATGGACGATATTGTCGGCTTGTCCTCCGCTTGTTTGGCATTTAAACGCAAGGCGACAAAGTATGCATTAACGCAATCTACGATTTTAATTACGGGAGAATCAGGTACAGGAAAAGAAATGTTGGCACAAAGTATTCACAATGTGAGTAGGCGAGCGAGTGGTCCTTTTGTTGCCGTAAATTGTGCAGCTTTGCCGGAAAATTTGCTTGAAAGTGAATTGTTTGGTTATGAAGGAGGTGCCTTTACTGGAGCTAAAAAAGGAGGTCGTCAAGGGTTGTTTGAACTGGCCCATGGGGGTACGCTTTTTTTAGATGAAATTGGTGAAATGCCTTTAGCTTTGCAGCCGAGAATATTGCGTGTATTGCAGGAAAAAGCCATCATGCATTTAGGCGGTGATAGTGTTATTCCGATTGATGTGCGTATTATTGCTGCAACCAACCGCAATTTAAACAATTTAATCGAAGAGAAAAAATTTCGTCAAGATCTTTATTATCGGCTTAATATTTTGCGTATTCATATCCCGTCCTTACATGAAAGGGTAGAAGATATTCCACTGCTTGCCAAGGAAATGATGAAAAAAATGAAGCATATTAATACGAAAATTACGGGGCTCAATTTGGAAGCACGGGAACATTTAAAGCAGTGTAACTGGCCGGGTAATATTCGGCAATTGGCAAATACGATGGAACGAGCTATGCTTTTAAGTAATGGTCCGATGATTACCAAGCGCAATATTATTGAAGCCTATGATGCAGAAGGTGAATCATTAGGAGAAAGACTTAGAGAAAAAAGTAAAGCCCAAGATAGTTTAGCTAAGGTGGAACATGAGACATTGTTGCGTGTATTGCTTGAAGAAGAATATAATTACAGTCGCGCTGCTGCCAGACTTGGTATTCATCGCACCACATTATGGCGGAAATTAAATGCTAAGCAAACATAA
- the pdxA gene encoding 4-hydroxythreonine-4-phosphate dehydrogenase PdxA gives MKPILGITMGDAAGIGPEIIVKALVDKELYKLARPVVFGDKKIMERAIKIVGADLKCQAVSAPNLAGNDFGRIDIVDLDNLPVDLPFAAVDARAGKAAYEYIEKAVGCALKNEIQAIVTAPLNKEALNLGGHHYPGHTEILGTLSGQKDYSMMLVSGPLKVIHVTTHVPLRKACDMIKKDRVFRVIKLADEAVKMMGIPNPRIAVAGLNPHSGEHGLFGAEEELEIVPAIDAAKALGMNVSGPVPPDTVFHQAANKKEFDIVVVMYHDQGHIPIKVLGFETGVNVTVGLPFIRTSVDHGTAFNIAGQGIADSQSMIESLLLGAQMAKVKIAQ, from the coding sequence ATGAAACCGATATTAGGAATTACCATGGGCGATGCCGCGGGAATTGGCCCGGAGATTATTGTGAAAGCCTTGGTAGACAAAGAATTATATAAACTTGCAAGACCTGTGGTTTTTGGTGATAAAAAAATTATGGAACGGGCGATCAAAATTGTAGGCGCCGACTTAAAATGCCAAGCTGTTTCAGCGCCGAATTTAGCTGGAAATGATTTTGGGAGAATAGATATTGTTGACTTAGATAATTTACCCGTTGATTTGCCTTTTGCAGCGGTAGATGCCAGAGCTGGTAAAGCTGCTTACGAATATATTGAAAAGGCTGTTGGCTGTGCACTTAAAAATGAAATTCAGGCCATTGTTACGGCCCCGCTAAATAAAGAGGCATTAAATCTTGGTGGACATCATTATCCGGGGCATACGGAAATACTGGGGACATTGTCTGGGCAAAAAGATTATTCCATGATGCTTGTGAGTGGCCCACTAAAAGTGATTCATGTGACAACACATGTACCCTTAAGAAAAGCTTGTGACATGATTAAAAAAGACCGTGTGTTTCGCGTCATTAAATTAGCGGATGAAGCTGTAAAAATGATGGGAATCCCAAATCCCCGTATTGCAGTTGCCGGACTGAATCCGCATTCAGGTGAACACGGTTTGTTTGGCGCTGAAGAAGAGCTGGAAATTGTACCGGCTATTGATGCCGCAAAAGCCCTAGGAATGAATGTTAGTGGACCTGTCCCGCCTGATACAGTATTTCATCAAGCAGCAAACAAAAAAGAATTCGATATTGTCGTGGTTATGTATCATGATCAGGGTCATATTCCCATCAAAGTGTTAGGTTTTGAAACGGGAGTCAATGTAACCGTTGGATTACCGTTCATTAGAACTTCAGTGGATCATGGTACGGCATTTAATATTGCCGGGCAAGGGATTGCAGACAGTCAAAGTATGATAGAATCCTTGTTACTTGGTGCCCAGATGGCAAAGGTAAAAATTGCGCAGTAA
- a CDS encoding four-carbon acid sugar kinase family protein — protein MFKLAVIADDLTGANDTAVQFAKHNIRSRVRIDFDQQKLLQETADVIVIDTDSRNSSQTEAYDKVKNVCKVLQNSGVKNIYKKVDSTLRGNLGAEIDAAAGIFQPEVVVVAPAFPSNKRVTVGGYHLLDNLPIQLTEIAHAPKTPVNESRIVELLRKQTAAKMGVISLTTVMAGVDAVQQAIKRCLARGETWIVFDAVLDEHLRVIVQATKDYDKVLWVGSAGMAEQLPDFYQWSTKTKNGINSRPGAVLVVAGSVSKVTQSQISRALNLPNVKLIKMDVTNLIRKKKLEIARCIKQAKVLLKQEKDILIASAVNDRDVADAVRAGKKHGLSSTEVSEQTAVALGNIVAALSDESLAGMVLTGGDTAIHVCRSLEAEAIEVLEEVTVGIPLCQLIGGRCNGLPVITKAGAFGNEDSFVLSIQAMRKTDVPKQVNLLR, from the coding sequence ATGTTCAAACTAGCAGTTATTGCAGATGATTTAACAGGTGCAAATGATACAGCCGTACAATTTGCGAAACATAATATAAGAAGTCGTGTGAGAATTGATTTCGATCAACAGAAACTATTGCAAGAAACTGCGGATGTTATTGTGATAGATACGGATAGTCGAAATAGTTCACAAACAGAAGCTTACGATAAAGTGAAAAACGTTTGTAAAGTCTTGCAAAATAGTGGTGTGAAAAATATCTACAAAAAGGTTGATTCGACGCTTAGAGGAAATCTTGGCGCTGAAATTGATGCGGCAGCAGGAATCTTTCAACCCGAAGTGGTTGTGGTAGCACCTGCCTTTCCTAGTAATAAGCGAGTCACGGTGGGCGGCTATCATTTGCTAGATAATCTGCCAATTCAATTAACTGAAATTGCTCATGCGCCAAAGACTCCTGTTAATGAATCGCGTATAGTAGAGCTATTGCGTAAACAAACGGCTGCTAAAATGGGGGTGATTTCGCTCACTACGGTGATGGCCGGAGTAGACGCAGTACAACAAGCTATTAAGCGTTGTTTAGCACGGGGTGAAACGTGGATTGTTTTTGATGCAGTATTGGATGAGCATTTAAGAGTGATTGTTCAGGCTACGAAGGACTATGATAAAGTTCTGTGGGTAGGGTCGGCAGGAATGGCAGAGCAGTTACCTGATTTTTATCAATGGTCAACTAAAACTAAAAACGGAATCAATTCGAGGCCAGGGGCCGTCCTGGTGGTTGCCGGTAGTGTGAGTAAAGTGACTCAAAGCCAGATTAGTAGAGCACTGAATTTACCCAATGTTAAATTGATTAAAATGGACGTAACCAACCTTATTCGGAAGAAAAAGCTAGAAATAGCACGGTGCATCAAGCAAGCAAAGGTGCTCCTTAAGCAGGAAAAGGATATTTTAATTGCTAGCGCGGTCAATGATCGTGATGTTGCTGATGCAGTCAGGGCAGGAAAAAAGCATGGACTGAGCAGTACTGAAGTCAGTGAGCAAACAGCAGTTGCCTTAGGTAATATTGTCGCTGCTTTATCAGACGAGTCTTTGGCTGGTATGGTGCTTACTGGTGGTGATACAGCCATTCATGTTTGCCGATCCTTAGAGGCTGAAGCCATAGAAGTGTTAGAAGAAGTGACTGTTGGGATTCCCCTCTGCCAATTGATCGGTGGTCGTTGCAATGGTTTGCCAGTGATAACAAAGGCGGGTGCTTTTGGTAATGAAGATTCATTTGTTTTATCCATACAGGCTATGCGAAAAACGGATGTACCAAAACAAGTTAACCTTTTAAGATAA
- a CDS encoding MFS transporter, giving the protein MSTTNVEKDNNTGLEKQNSIMDEVKTGFRWKVALLMWGAIAINYFDRTNLSAAAPMIMKEFNFTATEMGFIMSAFFFSYTLFQIPSGWLADKFGQRLVLGGAVGWWSAATMSIALCQGFVSFIAARILLGIGEAGAYPANAGIVSKWFPDKERARATVIFDSGNKCGTAFAMPIIVWMMLNFGWKVPFIISGLLGFLWCLLWFKYYTDPEKSKYANQAEIDYIRNGQTNKDGVGNTEQPLKWYELLRYRNIRAMCIGFFMSNYAIYFYITWFPTYLVKARGMSLMKMGFVAMIPPLIGLCVGFLSAYFADYLYSKGYSKTRVRKNNLVFGMLLASSIVFVNFIQTDIGAVALLTLSYCGIACAGPALWTLPGDVAPCNMTSTVGALQNCVSNIGGILGPIVTGWIVATTGSFQMAMMVTGCATLIGALNYAFYLGEVKNIEVDEISTSN; this is encoded by the coding sequence ATGAGTACAACAAATGTAGAGAAAGATAATAATACGGGTTTGGAAAAACAAAATTCTATTATGGATGAAGTAAAAACTGGTTTTAGGTGGAAAGTTGCACTTCTGATGTGGGGGGCAATAGCTATAAATTATTTTGACCGGACAAATCTTTCAGCAGCAGCACCGATGATTATGAAAGAGTTTAATTTTACAGCTACAGAAATGGGATTTATTATGTCCGCGTTTTTCTTTAGCTATACATTGTTTCAAATTCCATCAGGATGGCTTGCTGATAAATTTGGTCAGCGTCTGGTTTTAGGTGGAGCTGTTGGTTGGTGGTCAGCAGCAACTATGTCAATTGCGTTATGCCAAGGTTTTGTATCGTTTATTGCCGCTCGTATTTTACTTGGCATTGGTGAAGCCGGGGCGTACCCAGCCAATGCTGGCATTGTTTCGAAGTGGTTCCCAGATAAAGAGCGCGCTAGAGCTACTGTTATCTTTGATAGTGGCAACAAGTGTGGTACAGCATTTGCGATGCCAATTATTGTTTGGATGATGCTTAACTTTGGCTGGAAAGTTCCTTTTATAATTTCTGGATTACTTGGTTTTCTTTGGTGCTTATTATGGTTTAAGTATTATACTGATCCTGAGAAAAGTAAGTATGCAAATCAGGCTGAAATAGACTATATCAGGAATGGTCAAACCAATAAAGATGGTGTTGGTAATACTGAACAACCGCTTAAATGGTATGAATTATTACGTTATCGCAATATCAGAGCAATGTGTATCGGTTTTTTCATGTCAAATTATGCCATTTATTTTTATATTACATGGTTTCCTACCTATTTGGTAAAGGCTCGTGGTATGAGTTTGATGAAAATGGGTTTTGTGGCGATGATTCCACCACTTATTGGATTATGCGTGGGTTTCCTAAGTGCCTATTTTGCCGATTATTTATATAGCAAAGGATATTCCAAAACCAGAGTAAGAAAAAATAATCTGGTTTTCGGTATGTTATTAGCATCGTCGATAGTTTTTGTTAATTTTATTCAAACTGATATCGGTGCAGTTGCATTATTAACATTATCTTATTGTGGTATTGCCTGTGCGGGTCCTGCACTATGGACTTTGCCTGGTGATGTAGCTCCGTGCAATATGACATCTACGGTTGGGGCATTGCAAAATTGTGTTTCTAACATTGGTGGTATACTTGGTCCTATTGTTACAGGTTGGATTGTAGCAACTACGGGATCCTTTCAAATGGCTATGATGGTAACAGGCTGTGCTACACTCATTGGAGCATTAAATTATGCCTTCTATTTGGGCGAAGTTAAAAATATTGAAGTAGATGAAATATCTACCTCAAATTAA
- a CDS encoding methyl-accepting chemotaxis protein, with protein MSVKKKLLLIMILISFIPLILLSVMSVQYLGKVLEQETINQCRELANEAKLQIDGYLDRPFIALKSIAADPTVKAFDLPKIKTFLVQLQKVNPENSFALDDVKGNQVVRGDDIPVANIWERPFYQSALKGQDEVISGVVFSKNSNRFVINLVTPVRDAESGGVIGIMQGSITLAKISEFVTNLSNNGTVAYVIDSEGKILAHPDQNLVKDRVDMNEVSFVKQGLSEKKSGFVILEDKEVGKKLVTYVYDDRTGWLICLEVPDTVITAKTHSLLYMIGLVTLGILVLVGILAFFIAKSFSEPILKMQKLAIRVAQGDLNQKIEISSKDEIGLLATAFDTMMTNLRKLVGQVQGNAQQLAAASEELTSSAEQSTLAANQVASSITEVAQGTDKQYHVVSQVTTIIEQMSKNIQQAAENASVVSNQSIKAVETAKEGGRSVQGAVKQMVDIEHTINASAIVVEQLGERSKEIGQIVDTISGIAGQTNLLALNAAIEAARAGEQGRGFAVVAEEVRKLAEQSQEAAKQIARLIGEIQGETDKAVVAMQKGTREVNVGTGVVNDAGENFQKIIEMITNLAAQVGDISTGIQCLASDSQQVVVSVQQIDQLTKSATGEVQNVSAATEEQAASMEEIAASSQKLAQMAQFLQDAVSKFQI; from the coding sequence ATGAGTGTTAAAAAGAAATTATTGCTGATTATGATATTGATAAGTTTTATCCCACTCATATTGTTGTCGGTTATGTCAGTGCAGTATTTAGGCAAAGTATTGGAACAAGAAACAATTAATCAATGCAGGGAACTCGCTAATGAAGCTAAATTACAAATTGATGGATATCTTGATAGACCTTTTATTGCACTTAAATCAATCGCTGCCGATCCTACGGTAAAGGCTTTTGATTTACCAAAGATAAAAACATTTCTTGTTCAGCTCCAGAAGGTCAATCCTGAAAACTCATTTGCTCTTGATGATGTAAAAGGAAATCAGGTTGTACGTGGTGATGATATTCCAGTCGCTAATATTTGGGAGCGCCCTTTTTATCAGTCGGCACTCAAAGGACAAGATGAAGTAATATCAGGAGTTGTATTTAGTAAAAACTCGAATCGTTTTGTTATTAACCTTGTAACGCCTGTTCGTGATGCAGAATCAGGTGGGGTAATTGGAATTATGCAAGGGTCGATTACCCTTGCAAAAATCAGTGAATTTGTTACAAATTTGTCTAATAACGGTACTGTTGCTTATGTAATTGATAGTGAAGGTAAAATATTGGCTCATCCGGATCAAAATTTGGTCAAAGATCGTGTCGATATGAATGAAGTAAGTTTTGTAAAACAGGGCTTATCCGAAAAAAAGAGCGGATTTGTTATTTTGGAGGATAAAGAGGTAGGAAAAAAGTTAGTTACTTATGTTTATGATGATAGAACTGGTTGGCTAATATGCTTGGAGGTACCTGATACTGTTATAACAGCAAAAACTCATTCTTTATTGTATATGATAGGACTGGTAACTCTAGGGATATTGGTATTAGTGGGAATATTAGCCTTTTTTATTGCCAAAAGTTTTTCGGAACCGATCTTAAAGATGCAAAAGCTAGCGATTCGGGTTGCGCAGGGTGATCTTAATCAGAAAATCGAGATATCTTCTAAAGATGAAATTGGCTTGTTAGCTACGGCGTTTGATACAATGATGACTAATTTGAGAAAACTAGTTGGTCAGGTGCAGGGAAATGCTCAGCAGTTGGCAGCAGCATCAGAAGAACTAACTTCCAGCGCTGAACAGTCCACCTTGGCTGCTAATCAAGTCGCTTCATCAATAACTGAAGTGGCACAAGGAACTGATAAACAATATCATGTAGTTAGTCAGGTAACCACTATAATAGAACAAATGTCAAAAAATATCCAGCAGGCTGCAGAAAATGCTAGTGTGGTATCGAATCAGTCTATTAAAGCCGTTGAAACAGCCAAGGAAGGTGGCCGGTCGGTACAAGGGGCTGTTAAGCAAATGGTGGATATTGAACATACGATAAATGCTTCGGCTATAGTTGTTGAACAATTGGGTGAACGTTCGAAAGAAATAGGACAAATTGTTGATACTATTTCTGGTATTGCAGGTCAAACTAATCTTTTGGCTCTTAATGCTGCTATTGAGGCGGCTAGGGCGGGTGAACAGGGGCGCGGTTTTGCAGTTGTTGCTGAAGAGGTTCGCAAGTTAGCGGAACAATCTCAGGAAGCGGCAAAACAAATTGCCCGTTTGATTGGGGAAATTCAGGGAGAAACAGACAAAGCTGTAGTAGCTATGCAAAAAGGTACGAGGGAGGTTAATGTTGGTACCGGAGTTGTAAATGACGCAGGTGAGAACTTTCAAAAAATTATTGAGATGATAACAAACTTAGCAGCTCAGGTTGGGGATATATCAACAGGTATTCAGTGTTTGGCAAGTGACAGTCAGCAAGTTGTGGTTTCAGTACAGCAGATCGATCAATTAACGAAGAGCGCAACAGGTGAGGTACAGAATGTTTCGGCAGCAACAGAAGAACAGGCTGCTTCTATGGAAGAAATAGCAGCTTCGAGTCAAAAACTAGCTCAAATGGCGCAGTTTTTACAAGACGCAGTTAGTAAGTTTCAGATTTA
- a CDS encoding iron-containing alcohol dehydrogenase has translation MSNNYSLLNIGEIVAGEGSIEQIKDIVADYGAENVVIITDQGVWNSGLVEKPKAVLQEAGINVHVINDTPPEPTVDQVNAIFAAAKEFECQMIIGIGGGSSMDTAKIVSLLLTNNVNLRDLVKGKAQIKRRGVPTLMIPTTAGTGAEATPNAIVLVPEEELKVGIVSPKMVSDCVILDPALTVNLPKAITANTGMDALCHAIECYISKKANPLSDTFALKAVTLISRSIRTAYNDGHNLGAREDMLLGAMFGGISIATSSTTAVHALSYPLGGKYHIPHGLSNAILLPDVMKFNLDVCEEKFKDIAVAMGLDVAGCTTKEAAEKMIDNLYSMIEDLHVTCDLQAKGINEAALDDMIEAAAKVTRLLDNNPKVVTKEDMRAIYKKLL, from the coding sequence ATGAGTAATAACTATTCATTGTTAAATATTGGGGAAATAGTAGCTGGTGAAGGAAGTATTGAACAAATAAAGGATATCGTAGCAGATTATGGAGCTGAAAATGTGGTTATTATTACTGACCAGGGTGTTTGGAATTCTGGTTTAGTGGAAAAACCAAAAGCCGTGCTTCAAGAAGCAGGTATAAATGTTCATGTAATCAATGATACACCGCCTGAACCAACAGTAGACCAAGTAAATGCCATCTTTGCAGCTGCCAAAGAATTTGAATGCCAAATGATTATCGGCATTGGCGGCGGCAGTTCCATGGATACCGCCAAGATTGTTTCTTTACTGCTTACTAATAATGTAAACTTACGTGACCTAGTCAAGGGAAAAGCACAGATTAAACGTCGCGGCGTACCCACACTCATGATTCCGACTACGGCAGGTACTGGGGCGGAAGCAACTCCAAATGCCATTGTTTTGGTGCCGGAAGAAGAATTGAAAGTGGGAATTGTCAGCCCGAAAATGGTATCTGACTGCGTCATTTTGGATCCAGCTTTGACAGTTAATTTGCCAAAAGCTATCACAGCCAATACAGGTATGGATGCTTTATGCCACGCTATAGAATGCTATATCTCTAAAAAGGCCAATCCGCTCAGCGATACATTTGCTTTAAAGGCTGTTACTTTGATTTCCCGCAGTATCCGTACAGCTTATAATGACGGGCACAATTTAGGGGCGCGGGAAGACATGCTTTTGGGGGCGATGTTTGGCGGCATTTCTATTGCAACATCCAGCACCACGGCTGTGCATGCCTTATCTTATCCATTGGGCGGAAAATATCATATTCCACATGGCTTGTCCAACGCCATTCTGCTCCCTGATGTAATGAAGTTCAATTTAGATGTCTGTGAAGAAAAGTTTAAAGATATTGCTGTTGCCATGGGACTGGATGTTGCAGGTTGTACAACGAAAGAAGCCGCTGAAAAAATGATTGATAATTTGTATTCGATGATTGAAGATCTTCATGTAACATGTGACTTGCAAGCCAAAGGTATTAATGAAGCAGCACTGGATGATATGATTGAAGCTGCTGCAAAAGTAACACGTCTCTTGGATAATAATCCAAAAGTAGTAACTAAAGAGGACATGCGGGCGATTTATAAAAAATTATTATAA